In a single window of the Hippocampus zosterae strain Florida chromosome 6, ASM2543408v3, whole genome shotgun sequence genome:
- the plcxd3 gene encoding PI-PLC X domain-containing protein 3, translated as MASSHGRSSDMRFADWMSSLPQSMHSIPLTNLAIPGSHDSFSFYIDEASPVGPEQPETVQNFVSVFGTVAKKLMRKWLATQTMNFNSQLEAGVRFFDLRISTKPRDPDNELFFAHGLFSATVREGLEQISSFLSSHAREVVFLDFNHFYGVQNLHHEKLVTMLKDVFGDKLCPVVFAQELSLQYLWEKEYQVLVFYHHPMALEVPFLWPGQMMPAPWANTTDPEKLVQFLQASVTDRRRKGTFFVSQVVLTPKASTVMKGVASGLRETITERALPGMMQWIRSQRPGESGINIITADFVELGEFISAVITLNYHMDDEDDDDAT; from the exons ATGGCTTCGTCTCACGGGAGAAGTAGTGACATGCGCTTCGCCGACTGGATGTCGAGTCTCCCGCAGAGCATGCACAGCATCCCGCTCACCAACTTGGCCATCCCCG GTTCCCACGACTCCTTCAGCTTCTACATCGACGAGGCGTCTCCAGTGGGCCCAGAGCAGCCTGAGACGGTGCAGAACTTTGTGTCGGTTTTTGGCACGGTGGCCAAGAAACTGATGAGAAAGTGGTTAGCCACGCAGACCATGAACTTCAACAGCCAGCTGGAGGCTGGCGTCCGTTTTTTTGACCTACGCATCTCCACCAAGCCCCGAGACCCCGACAACGAGCTCTTCTTTGCGCATGGCCTCTTCAGTGCCACA GTCAGAGAAGGATTGGAGCAGATCAGCAGCTTCCTGTCATCGCACGCCAGAGAAGTGGTGTTTCTGGACTTCAACCACTTCTATGGCGTACAGAACCTGCACCACGAGAAGTTGGTCACCATGTTGAAGGACGTTTTTGGAGACAAGCTCTGTCCAGTTGTTTTTGCCCAGGAG TTGAGTCTGCAGTATCTGTGGGAGAAGGAGTACCAGGTGCTTGTCTTCTACCATCACCCTATGGCCCTAGAGGTGCCCTTTCTTTGGCCCGGCCAGATGATGCCCGCCCCATGGGCCAACACTACCGACCCGGAGAAGCTGGTTCAGTTCCTCCAGGCCTCTGTCACTGACCGCAG GAGGAAGGgcactttctttgtttcccaGGTGGTCCTCACACCGAAGGCCAGCACAGTGATGAAGGGTGTGGCTAGCGGACTCCGAGAGACAATCACAGAAAG GGCTTTGCCGGGAATGATGCAGTGGATCCGGTCGCAGAGGCCCGGCGAGAGTGGCATCAATATCATCACCGCCGACTTTGTTGAGCTGGGCGAGTTCATCAGCGCCGTCATCACCCTCAACTACCACATGGAtgacgaagacgacgacgacgccacCTGA
- the htr1aa gene encoding 5-hydroxytryptamine (serotonin) receptor 1A a encodes MDYLPDTGNSSNAAFGYSPGVEVVADWLGSNNNNNNNTTTSDSFPYAQLVYQLVTSLLLGALILCSIFGNACVVAAIALERSLQNVANYLIGSLAVTDLMVSVLVLPMAALYQVLNKWTLGQEICDLFISLDVLCCTSSILHLCAIALDRYWAITDPVDYVNKRTPRRAAFLISVTWLVGFSISIPPMLGWRSAEDRADPDACIISQDPGYTIYSTFGAFYIPLVLMLVLYGRIFKAARFRIRKTVKKTEKVKSERCLTLSPAVLHKKSNGEAGGGRPCFNGAIQFGDEAESLEVMEVSGSKSHLALPNTPQSSSHENLSERNCGAKRKLALARERKTVKTLGIIMGTFIFCWLPFFIVALVLPFCAESCYMPEWLGAVINWLGYSNSLLNPIIYAYFNKDFQSAFKKIVKCKFHRP; translated from the coding sequence ATGGATTACCTTCCGGACACAGGTAACAGTAGCAACGCCGCCTTTGGGTACTCGCCCGGGGTGGAGGTGGTGGCGGACTGGCTGggctccaacaacaacaacaacaacaacaccaccaccTCCGACTCCTTCCCGTACGCGCAACTGGTCTACCAGCTCGTCACCTCGCTGCTGCTGGGCGCGCTCATCCTATGTTCCATATTCGGTAACGCGTGCGTGGTGGCGGCGATCGCCCTGGAGAGGTCCCTACAGAACGTGGCCAACTATTTAATCGGATCCCTGGCCGTGACGGACCTCATGGTATCGGTGCTGGTGCTGCCTATGGCGGCCCTGTACCAGGTGTTGAACAAGTGGACCCTGGGCCAGGAGATTTGTGACTTGTTCATCTCTCTGGACGTCTTGTGCTGCACGTCGTccatcctgcacctctgcgccaTTGCCCTGGACCGCTACTGGGCCATCACGGACCCAGTAGACTACGTCAACAAGCGCACCCCGAGGAGAGCCGCGTTCCTCATCAGCGTCACCTGGCTGGTGGGCTTCTCCATTTCCATCCCGCCCATGTTGGGCTGGAGGAGCGCCGAGGACCGAGCGGACCCGGACGCCTGCATCATCAGCCAGGACCCGGGCTACACCATTTACTCCACCTTCGGGGCGTTCTACATCCCCCTCGTCCTCATGCTGGTCCTGTACGGGCGCATCTTCAAGGCCGCTCGCTTCCGGATCCGAAAGACGGTGAAGAAGACGGAAAAGGTCAAAAGCGAGCGCTGCTTGACTTTGTCCCCCGCGGTgctccacaaaaaaagcaacggGGAGGCGGGCGGCGGGAGGCCGTGCTTCAACGGCGCCATACAGTTCGGCGACGAGGCCGAGTCCCTGGAGGTGATGGAGGTGAGCGGCTCCAAAAGCCACCTGGCCCTGCCCAACACCCCGCAGTCGTCATCGCACGAAAATCTCAGCGAGCGGAACTGCGGCGCCAAACGCAAATTGGCGCTGGCCCGAGAGCGCAAGACGGTGAAGACGCTGGGCATCATCATGGGCACGTTCATCTTTTGCTGGCTGCCCTTCTTCATCGTGGCCCTGGTGCTTCCCTTCTGCGCCGAGAGCTGCTACATGCCCGAGTGGCTGGGTGCCGTCATCAACTGGCTGGGCTACTCCAACTCGCTGCTCAACCCAATCATCTACGCCTACTTCAACAAGGACTTCCAAAGTGCTTTCAAGAAGATAGTCAAGTGCAAATTCCACAGGCCGTAA
- the rnf180a gene encoding E3 ubiquitin-protein ligase RNF180, producing MNTHVGVSDENESGIPVEKLLRPPLPGRKVHSENRRDGDEGSHTRGWERRGRRRKRISIENIGDGSGEGGSTESLSSSGSDHVESADGSTEVPSGRSFMSKTLPRHRPPSLAFIRSASPIPSRPHRASSSGTTVARPPGRPAGDPLRVDAETAGGSSRTLLNEGEASRLDEKGEEDEEGGGMMDLTSPSCPALLERKMSKKERKRIKCVRRRQRRKERLRQSQRQCSTGSVSSSGGSSSGSEEDKEDVTKEGYVCAVCLDIYFSPYMCKPCKHIFCEPCLRTLANNCPASTPCPLCRTIITHVFFQKELNQMARTFFPKEYACRKQNFQKACCAKWPLPSGRKFFRIFGGFRRPSSPGAQYQSPRTGGGFHLSALDFDDNTRSWHIDMDMVIIYIYSVNWIVGFFVFCIFCYLFFPSF from the exons ATGAACACCCACGTGGGGGTCAGTGATGAGAATGAGAGCGGGATCCCCGTGGAGAAGCTTCTGCGACCTCCGCTTCCGGGAAGGAAAGTCCACAGCGAGAACAGGCGAGATGGAGATGAAGGAAGTCACACAAGAGGTTGGGAGAGAAGAGGAAGACGCAGGAAGAGGATCAGTATTGAAAATATTGGCGATGGATCAGGGGAAGGTGGAAGCACGGAGAGCCTGTCCAGCTCCGGTTCGGATCACGTGGAATCTGCAGATGGGTCCACCGAAGTGCCAAGCGGAAGATCCTTCATGAGTAAAACCCTTCCTCGGCATCGTCCCCCGTCTCTCGCCTTCATTCGGAGCGCATCGCCCATCCCTTCGCGCCCTCACAGAGCTTCGTCATCCGGGACGACCGTCGCGAGGCCACCGGGCCGTCCAGCCGGAGACCCCCTCCGGGTGGACGCGGAGACGGCTGGAGGCTCGTCGCGGACTTTGCTGAACGAAGGGGAGGCGAGCCGGTTGGATGAGAAGggagaggaagacgaggagggtGGCGGCATGATGGACCTGACGAGCCCATCTTGTCCCGCGCTGCTGGAGAGAAAGATGAGCAAGAAGGAAAGGAAGAGAATCAAGTGCGTGAGGAGAAGGCAGAGGAGGAAGGAGCGACTGAGGCAAAGTCAGCGGCAG TGTTCCACAGGTAGTGttagcagcagcggcggcagcagcagcggcagcgaGGAGGACAAAGAAGACGTGACTAAGGAGGGTTACGTGTGCGCCGTGTGCTTGGACATCTACTTCAGCCCGTACATGTGTAAGCCGTGTAAGCACATCTTCTGCGAACCTTGCCTGAGGACGCTGGCCAACAACTGTCCCGCAAGCACGCCCTGCCCGCTTTGCAGGACCATCATCACGCACGTCTTCTTCCAGAAAG AGTTAAACCAAATGGCAAGGACGTTCTTCCCAAAGGAATACGCATGTCGGAAACAGAACTTCCAAAAAGCCTGTTGTGCGAAATGGCCTCTCCCGAGCGGCCGAAAATTCTTCCGAATATTTGGAG GTTTCAGGAGGCCATCCAGTCCCGGCGCGCAGTATCAGTCGCCCCGCACGGGAGGCGGTTTCCATCTGAGCGCATTGGACTTTGACGACAACACCCGCAGCTGGCATATTGACATGGATATGGTCATCATCTACATTTACTCTGTCAACTGGATTGTCGGCTTCTTCGTATTTTGCATCTTCTGTTACCTCTTTTTCCCCTCGTTTTGA
- the rgs7bpa gene encoding regulator of G-protein signaling 7-binding protein A, translated as MSSASNGRKNRPRSAGTIFQIGKPLYRDPQRRESTESSRRAQRAVAECRMIVEEFNTLVALYRELVISIGEITVDWPNLRGDMQRTRTKGCEMARAAHHSLTMIAGPEDGEIHPEICRLFIQLQCCLEMYITEMLKSFCLLGSLQLHRKGKDPCSLPSVDRKAEENSDVPILEDTSSSPSEGPPLTWLVATDIANIEKDMREMKNLLSKLRETMPLPLKNQDDSSLLNLSPYPLVRQRKRRFFGLCCLITS; from the exons ATGAGTTCTGCATCGAATGGGCGCAAAAACCGCCCCAGATCGGCCGGGACCATCTTCCAGATCGGCAAGCCCCTCTACCGAGACCCCCAGCGGCGGGAGAGCACGGAGAGCAGCCGCAGAGCCCAGCGCGCCGTGGCCGAATGCAGGATG ATCGTGGAAGAGTTCAACACGCTGGTGGCGCTGTACCGAGAGCTGGTCATCTCCATCGGCGAGATCACCGTCGACTGGCCCAATTTGCGTGGCGACATGCAGAGGACTCGAACCAAAGGCTGCGAGATGGCCAGGGCGGCACACCATAGTCTCACCATGATAGCAGG GCCAGAGGATGGCGAGATTCACCCAGAGATCTGCAGGCTTTTCATCCAGCTGCAGTGCTGTTTGGAGATGTACATCACCGAGATGCTCAAGTCCTTCTGCTTGCTGGGCTCCCTGCAGCTCCACAGGAAAg GCAAAGATCCCTGTAGCCTGCCATCAGTGGACAGGAAGGCCGAGGAGAACTCAGACGTCCCCATCCTTGAGGACACCTCCTCATCGCCCAGCGAGGGCCCTCCACTCACATGGCTGGTGGCCACGGACATAGCAAACATTGAAAA GGACATGAGGGAAATGAAGAACCTTCTCAGTAAACTCAGGGAGACGATGCCTTTACCACTGAAAAACCAAG ACGACAGCAGTTTGCTGAACCTGTCTCCCTACCCGCTGGTCCGACAGAGGAAGAGACGCTTCTTTGGCCTCTGTTGTTTGATAACCAGCTGA